The following are encoded together in the Peromyscus leucopus breed LL Stock chromosome 1, UCI_PerLeu_2.1, whole genome shotgun sequence genome:
- the LOC114706608 gene encoding olfactory receptor 51I1-like has protein sequence MTGLNNTPIWPTFSFIGIPGLEAAHMWISIPFCLLYLIALGGNVLLLLLVRAEQNLHEPQFYFLAMLALTDLGLSLSTMPSVLAIFWFDIHDVGLDACLTQMFFIHTLSSVESGVLVAMAFDRLVAICAPLNYTRILTHHAVVCLSGAAFIRGATLLAPLPFFLRTFPFCGTNILSHSYCYYPDMLNLACGDVTFSSVYGLVCVVCTFAVDVIFIVVSYMKILGTVMKLGIQDRNWKSLQTCACHLCTVLVFYLPLISLAVLHRYTQETSPLLYTTMSNAYLLMTPLLNPLVYSLKSKQIQAALRKRFGVQRVVAGE, from the coding sequence ATGACAGGTTTGAATAATACTCCGATTTGGCCCACTTTTTCCTTCATTGGTATCCCTGGTCTAGAGGCTGCACATATGTGGATCTCTatccctttctgtctcctgtACCTGATAGCACTTGGGGGCAatgttcttctcctccttctagtTAGAGCAGAGCAAAACCTTCATGAACCCCAGTTTTACTTTTTGGCTATGCTAGCCCTCACTGATCTAGGCCTTTCATTGTCAACCATGCCTAGTGTCTTGGCCATATTCTGGTTTGACATCCATGACGTTGGTCTGGATGCCTGTCTGACTCAAATGTTCTTTATTCACACTCTCTCCTCCGTAGAATCAGGTGTTCTGGTGGCCATGGCTTTTGACCGCTTAGTTGCTATCTGTGCTCCACTAAACTATACAAGGATCCTGACCCACCACGCTGTTGTCTGCCTCAGTGGTGCTGCCTTCATACGGGGAGCCACGCTATTGGctcctctgccttttttcctcAGGACATTTCCTTTCTGTGGAACCAACATCCTATCACACTCCTACTGTTACTACCCAGATATGCTGAACTTGGCTTGTGGGGATGTCACATTCAGCAGTGTCTATGGGTTGGTCTGTGTAGTCTGCACCTTTGCGGTGGATGTGATCTTCATCGTAGTCTCATACATGAAGATCTTGGGCACTGTGATGAAATTGGGGATCCAAGATCGAAACTGGAAATCCCTGCAAACCTGTGCCTGTCACCTCTGCACGGTGCTGGTATTTTATTTACCACTCATCAGCCTTGCCGTACTGCATCGTTACACCCAGGAGACTTCTCCACTTCTCTACACCACCATGAGCAACGCCTACCTCCTCATGACCCCACTGCTAAACCCTCTGGTTTATAGTCTCAAATCCAAGCAGATCCAAGCTGCCCTGCGTAAGCGATTTGGGGTACAACGTGTTGTTGCTGGGGAATGA
- the LOC114706585 gene encoding olfactory receptor 51G2-like has product MLPVNCTSSAFSTFLVTGIPGLEALYIWISIPFCAMFLITIVGNMTIIIVIWREQTLHVPMYLFLAMLAASDLGLSLFTFPTMLRILLLAAREMTTSACFTQMFFIHTFQDLESAIILAMAFDRYVAISHPLHYHSILTNTVIARIGLAIVVRTLTVQLPLPILLRRLHFCYSNVLSHSYCLHPDIIKLSCSNTRVNSIFGLFVVLSTMGLDFLLILLSYILILKTVLGMASHSGRLKALNTCISHLCAVVLFFTPMICLSMLHRFGPRLPSHVYVTLANMHFLIPPVMNPIVYVVKTKQIRDKIKKLFIIKRTKKAHVTSIT; this is encoded by the coding sequence ATGCTTCCTGTCAACTGTACCAGCTCTGCCTTCTCCACTTTCCTGGTTACAGGCATCCCAGGGCTGGAGGCTCTGTACATCTGGATATCCATACCATTCTGTGCCATGTTTCTCATTACCATAGTGGGCAACATGACCATCATAATTGTTATCTGGCGGGAGCAGACTCTCCATGTTCCTATGTATCTTTTTTTGGCCATGTTAGCAGCCTCCgatctgggtctctctctctttacctttCCCACTATGTTGAGGATCTTACTGCTTGCTGCTAGAGAGATGACCACATCTGCTTGCTTCACCCAGATGTTCTTTATTCACACGTTCCAAGATCTTGAATCAGCTATCATTCTGGCAATGGCCTTTGACCGGTATGTGGCCATTTCCCACCCACTTCACTATCACTCCATTCTTACAAACACTGTGATTGCCAGAATAGGATTGGCTATTGTTGTACGAACCTTAACTGTGCAGCTGCCTCTCCCCATCCTCTTGAGGAGGCTGCACTTTTGCTATTCCAATGTACTTTCTCATTCCTACTGTTTGCATCCTGACATCATAAAGCTCTCCTGCTCCAATACTAGAGTCAACAGTATCTTTGGACTGTTTGTGGTACTCTCCACCATGGGGCTTGactttctcctcatcctcctctcatATATATTGATTCTGAAAACAGTACTGGGGATGGCTTCCCACAGTGGCCGCCTCAAGGCTCTCAACACCTGCATCTCTCACCTGTGTGCTGTGGTCCTCTTCTTCACACCCATGATCTGTCTATCAATGCTGCACCGTTTTGGCCCAAGGCTTCCCTCACATGTCTATGTGACTCTGGCAAACATGCACTTCCTAATTCCTCCCGTGATGAACCCCATTGTCTATGTGGTGAAAACCAAGCAGATCCGAGACAAAATTAAGAAACTATtcattataaaaagaacaaaaaaagctCACGTCACATCAATAACATAA